A segment of the Acidobacteriota bacterium genome:
GGCGGGCAGCACGATGTCGGCGTAGTCGGTGGTGTCGGTGAAGAACTGCTCGTGCACCACGGTGAACAGGTCGGCGCGCTTGAGGCCGCGGACGACGCGGTTGTGGTCGGGGGCGATGGCGGCCGGGTTCGAGTTGTAGACGAACAAGGCCTTCACCGGAGGGTCGTCTATTTGTTCGAGGATGCGTCCGAGCTCGCTCATGTTGAGCACGCGCGCCGCGCGGCCGAGCGGCGACTTCGTCATCAGGTCAGGCCGCTCGAGCGCTTGCTGGTCGAGCCCGAACGCGCCGGAGGTCGAGAGCTGCAGTCCGCCGCCGACCTCTTTCCACGAACCCGTGATGCAGGGCAGCATGGCGATGGCGCGCACCGCGGCGCCGCCATTCTCCGCGCGCTGCACGCCGTAGTTCACGCGGATCACCGCCGGACGCACCCCGGCATAATCCCGCGCCAGCTTGCGGATGTCTTCCGCCGGGATCCCCGTCCACTGCGCCACGCGCTCCGGCGGATAGTCCGCCACGCGCGCGCGCAGTTCATCAAACCCGACCGTGTGGCGCGCAACATAATCGGCGTCGTGCCGATTCTCAGTAATGATCACGTGCAGCAGCGCGAGCGCCAGCGCAACATCGGTGCCGGGATTGATGGGGATATACCAGTCAGCCAACTTCGCCGTGCGCGTCTGGTAGGGATCGATGACCACGAGCTTCGCGCCCTTGCGCCGCGCCGCTTCGATGAACGGCCACAGATGCACGTTGGTGCCGTGGATGTTCGCGCCCCACGCGAGGATGAGCTTCGATTCCGCGAACTGCTCCGGCTCGGTGCCCAGTTTCTTCCCGATCACGCTGACGAGCGCGTCGCCGCCGGCGGTGGCGCAGATGGTGCGGTCGAGTTGCGAGGCGCCCAGCCGGTGGAAGAAGCGGTGGTCCATGGACGCGTTGCCCAGTGCGCCCAGCGTGCCGCCGTAGGAATAAGGAAGGATGGCTTCCGGCCCGAACTCGTCGCTCACCTGCTGAAGCCGCTGCGCGATCTCGGCGAGCGCCGCCTCCCACGACATGCGTTCGAAGGCCTCCGGCCCGCCCGTGCCTTTCGGTGTGCGCCGCTTCATCGGATACAGCAGACGGTCAGGCGAGTAGACGCGGTCGAGATACTTCGCGACCTTCGCGCACAGGAATCCGCGCGTCACCGGATGCGCGGGATCGCCCTGGATCTTCGTCGCCTTCCCGCTGACTTCGTCCACGGTGATGAGCACGCCGCAGGCGTCAGGACAATCGTGCGGGCACGCGGCGTGGACGATCTTCTGTGACATGCAGGAAAGCTTACCGCGGATGGACGCGGATGAACACGGATCAATTGCACAGGTGCGAGGTGAGCAGGGTGACCTGGAGCGGAGTGCCGCTCAGATCGCCATCACTTCTTTTTCTTTTCCGGCGCTCATGTCTTCCATCTTCTTGATCTCGGCGTCGGTAAGTTTCTGCATCTCTTCGAGGGCGCGGCGCTCCTCGTCTTCCGAGACCTTCTTGTCCTTGAGCGCCTTCTTGATCACGTCGTTGCCGTCGCGGCGTATGTTGCGGACCGCGGTGCGATGGTCTTCCAGGATCTTGTGCAGGTGCTTGACCATCTCCTTACGGCGCTCCTCGGTGAGCGGCGGCACCGGGATGCGGATGATCTTGCCATCGTTCTGCGGATTGAATCCCAGGTCGCCCGCGCGCACCGCCTTCTCGATGGCCGGCAGCGACGACGGATCGAAGGGCTGCACGGTGAGCATCTGCGCGTCTGCCGCGTGCACCTGCGCGATCTGGTTCAGCGGCATCTCCGAGCCGTAGTAGTCGACTTTCACGTTGTCGAGCATGTGGATGTTGGCGCGCCCGGTGCGCACGCCCGCCATGTGCGTTTGGAAGTCGGCGACGGCTTTATCCATGCGCGTCTTCAGTTTCGCGAACTCGTCTTTCAAGGCGGGTACGTTGGCCATGGCCATGACAGATTTCTCCTGGTTGCGGGAGCACAGTTACCGGAAACGGGGGATTATAAATGACAGTCGGCAAAAACCATTAGCCACGGATCACACGGATCGCACGGATCATTTTGTTCTTGTTTTATTCGGGGGCGCGGCCTAACGTCACGGCCAATGAAACACGAGGAACTGACAGAAAAGATCATTGGCGCGTTCTACCCGGTCTACAACGAGTTGGGCTCCGGGTTTCTTGAGTCCGTATACGAAGAGTCACTGGCGATGGGGACTTTAAGGCAGATTTCGTTGTTCAGGATCTCGTGGTCGTGGAGCTGAAGGCTTGCTCGATCTTGGAGAAGTCGCGCGAGGCGCAAGTCATCAATTATCTGCGCGGAACGCGTATCGAAGTCGGGCTCTTGCTGAACTTCGGCGCGATGCCCCAGGTACGCCGCATCATCCTGGACAACGAAAGAAAAGAAATCCGCGTCCATCCGTGGCAATCCGTGGCCAAAGCGGGTTCCTAGGCTTCGGCGATCAGCCCGCCACGCAGCATCACTGGAATCCTAGGCGCTTACCAGGCTGCCGATCTTCTCGCCGCTCACCACCCGTTGGATATTCCCGGGACGGTTCAGGTTGAAGATCACGATGGGCAGGTTGTTCTCGCGGCAGAGCGCGATGGCGGTGGCGTCCATCACTTTGAGTCCCTTTTTCAGGACGTCGAGGTAGGTGATGTGGTCGAACATCTTGGCGTCTTTCACGATGACCGGGTCGGCGTCGTAGATGCCGTCGACCTTGGTGGCCTTCATCACCACGTCGGCCTTGATCTCCATCGCGCGCAAGGATGCGGCCGAGTCGGTGGAGAAATACGGGTTTCCGGTGCCCGCGGCGAAGATCACGATGCGTCCCTTTTCGAGGTGGCGCAGCGCGCGCCGCCGGATGAACGGCTCCGCCACCTGGTTCATCTCGATGGCAGACATCACCCGCGTCTGCACGCCTTTTTTCTCCAGCGCGTCCTGCAAAGCGAGCGCGTTGATCACCGTGGCCAGCATGCCCATGTGGTCGGCGGATACGCGGTCCATGTCGCGCGCCTGCTCGGCCACGCCGCGGAAGAAGTTACCGCCGCCAACCACGATCGCCGTCTGCACTCCCAGGGCCTGCACCGCCGCGAGCTCGCCGGCGATCTCGTGGACACGGGTGACGTCCACGCCAAAGCCGTGCCCGGCGGCGAGGGCTTCGCCAGAGAGTTTGAGCAAGATGCGGTTGAAGGCCAATGCCATGCAAAAGCAGTATACAGGCGGAAGAAATGCGCGGGCGAGACGCCCGCGCAACAGCCGGCGGGACGCCGGCGCTCCTAGACCTACTTCTTCGCGGCGACGTCCGTGCCCGGCCTGAGTGTGCCTTTGGCGCGCGCCACCGGCAGCAGCGTGGGATAGAACTGCACGAAAGTATCTTCCACGCCGCCGTTCTTGGTGTGACACTTGGTGCAAGCGTTTCCGTTGCCGCGTGCGTCCGCCGGCGTACCGCCGTCGTCAAAGCCATAGAACTTCCACAAGTCTCCGGGCCGCGCCGAATCCTTCACGTGCGCCTCGATGCCCATTAGCGCCAACTGGTAATGTCCACCCTGGTTGATCGACCCTTCGGTGCCCGAGCTGTACTCCTCCATCACCAGCATCGTCTTGTCCGGCCATTCGCCAGTTTTCAGAAAGGCGTGATAGGCCTCAGGCGTGGCATAGACGTTGGTGAACATGGGATGGTCTTCCGGTCCGCTCTTCGAATAGGTCATGCCCAAGCCGGACGAGAGGTAGTTCCAGTCGCGATAGTTCGCCGGCGCCACCAGCTTGTT
Coding sequences within it:
- the pyrH gene encoding UMP kinase codes for the protein MALAFNRILLKLSGEALAAGHGFGVDVTRVHEIAGELAAVQALGVQTAIVVGGGNFFRGVAEQARDMDRVSADHMGMLATVINALALQDALEKKGVQTRVMSAIEMNQVAEPFIRRRALRHLEKGRIVIFAAGTGNPYFSTDSAASLRAMEIKADVVMKATKVDGIYDADPVIVKDAKMFDHITYLDVLKKGLKVMDATAIALCRENNLPIVIFNLNRPGNIQRVVSGEKIGSLVSA
- a CDS encoding cytochrome P460 family protein, with the translated sequence MKRILGRVVGLVLIVVGTIALFWQPTFHAAASDNASQNAPRYTSDNKLVAPANYRDWNYLSSGLGMTYSKSGPEDHPMFTNVYATPEAYHAFLKTGEWPDKTMLVMEEYSSGTEGSINQGGHYQLALMGIEAHVKDSARPGDLWKFYGFDDGGTPADARGNGNACTKCHTKNGGVEDTFVQFYPTLLPVARAKGTLRPGTDVAAKK
- the frr gene encoding ribosome recycling factor: MANVPALKDEFAKLKTRMDKAVADFQTHMAGVRTGRANIHMLDNVKVDYYGSEMPLNQIAQVHAADAQMLTVQPFDPSSLPAIEKAVRAGDLGFNPQNDGKIIRIPVPPLTEERRKEMVKHLHKILEDHRTAVRNIRRDGNDVIKKALKDKKVSEDEERRALEEMQKLTDAEIKKMEDMSAGKEKEVMAI
- a CDS encoding molybdopterin-dependent oxidoreductase; the encoded protein is MSQKIVHAACPHDCPDACGVLITVDEVSGKATKIQGDPAHPVTRGFLCAKVAKYLDRVYSPDRLLYPMKRRTPKGTGGPEAFERMSWEAALAEIAQRLQQVSDEFGPEAILPYSYGGTLGALGNASMDHRFFHRLGASQLDRTICATAGGDALVSVIGKKLGTEPEQFAESKLILAWGANIHGTNVHLWPFIEAARRKGAKLVVIDPYQTRTAKLADWYIPINPGTDVALALALLHVIITENRHDADYVARHTVGFDELRARVADYPPERVAQWTGIPAEDIRKLARDYAGVRPAVIRVNYGVQRAENGGAAVRAIAMLPCITGSWKEVGGGLQLSTSGAFGLDQQALERPDLMTKSPLGRAARVLNMSELGRILEQIDDPPVKALFVYNSNPAAIAPDHNRVVRGLKRADLFTVVHEQFFTDTTDYADIVLPATTFFEHKDLQAAYGHYFIMMSHQAIAPVGESRSNVETFRALAKAMDFRDDDDCFDDSVDQMIEDALGSGAPALEGITREGLEAAGHIRLKLNGSGPFLPFANGGFLTPSGKAELYSASLAQQGIDPIASFVAPRESRHTEAANKYPLELLGRKADNYLNSSFANLESIQEMERPDLLEIHTDDAAARGIRDGQQVRIFNDRGAITLTAKVNGNSTVARGVVAARLNWAKLTPGGQGININVLTSERLTDIGRGATFYSCLVEIAPA